The following are encoded together in the Chiroxiphia lanceolata isolate bChiLan1 unplaced genomic scaffold, bChiLan1.pri scaffold_68_arrow_ctg1, whole genome shotgun sequence genome:
- the SLC3A2 gene encoding 4F2 cell-surface antigen heavy chain, whose amino-acid sequence MDPPSLPRDLELSALEAEKEPMAAAEAEDSGTPPRESPRESPHRPHPHRDPIPPPQLLGGGGGGEKNGLVVKIPPEEDEGDEASALGGGGGGGGVVPGGASGSPKFTGLGKEELLREAGTPPWARARRVLLVLFWGGWLGMLGAAAAIVAQAPRCQPLPPKTWWELGALYRAPPKAFGGDLKGVGEHLAHLAELQVGGLVLGPLYPPKPEDPENPGKTQFPDLGDLDPELGTDEDFEKLLKAAKKKKIQVLVDLTPNPGGDPVWGGWASDPVVHQRVKDALTLWLERGVSGIFLDGIDELEASVVAKWRNLTEESGPGGASRVLVGGTRLRDPQEALNKTGGLGLLVGPFLKVVETDAPGEGMARELRELLRSQTGLGWTMGTPWEAWGSPLRTPQLLLLVWGLPGTPVLSYGDEVGLARPPGSKPPPMPWERIQKLQESKNGSEWQVLELCRALGGLRAGERSLSLGGAEVLPAGGAVAVLRRWDQNDRFLLVLNPRGDPLGRVSLPQALLPPRATLRLSTHRSGPQSSEVELGQLQLQPYEGVLLSFPYDA is encoded by the exons ATGGaccccccatccctcccccgCGACCTGGAGCTGTCGGCGCTGGAGGCCGAGAAGGAGCCGATGGCGGCGGCCGAGGCCGAAGATTCGGGGACCCCCCCCCGGGAATCCCCCCGGGAATCCCCCCACCGCCCCCACCCCCACCGGgaccccatcccacccccccagctcctggggggaggagggggaggggagaagaacGGGCTGGTGGTGAAGATCCCCCCCGAGGAGGACGAAGGCGACGAGGCCTCAGcgctgggaggaggaggaggaggagggggtgtCGTGCCCGGGGGGGCTTCGGGGAGCCCCAAATTCACGGGGCTGGgcaaggaggagctgctgagggaggccGGGACCCCCCCCTGGGCCCGTGCCCGCcgggtgctgctggtgctgttcTGGGGGGGctggctgggaatgctgggggcGGCCGCTGCCATCGTGGCCCAGGCCCCCCGCTGCCAACCCCTGCCCCCCAAAAcctggtgggagctgggggcGCTTTACAGGGCCCCCCCAAAGGCCTTCGGGGGAGACCTCAAAg gtgtGGGTGAACACCTGGCACACCTGGCGGAGCTGCAGGTGggggggctggtgctgggccCCCTGTACCCCCCCAAGCCGGAGGACCCCGAAAATCCCGGGAAAACCCAATTCCCAGACCTGGGGGACCTGGACCCCGAGCTGGGCACCGACGAGGACTTCGAGAAGCTGCTGAAAGCtgccaagaaaaaaa AGATTCAGGTGCTCGTGGACCTGACCCCCAACCCCGGGGGGGATCCCGTCTGGGGGGGCTGGGCCTCGGACCCCGTCGTGCACCAGAGGGTCaag gacGCGCTGACCCTGTGGCTGGAACGAGGAGTCTCCGGAATCTTCCTGGATGGGATCGATGAgctggag GCGTCAGTGGTGGCCAAGTGGAGGAACCTGACGGAGGAGTCGGGACCAGGAGGAGCCTCCAG GGTGCTGGTGGGGGGCACCCGCCTGCGGGACCCTCAGGAGGCCCTGAACAAGAcgggggggctggggctgctcgtGGGGCCCTTCCTGAAGGTGGTGGAGACCGACGCGCCCGGGGAGGGAATGGCCAGGGAGCTGCGGGAGCTGCTCAGGTCCCAAAccgggctgggctggact ATGGGGACCCCCTGGGAGGCCTGGGGGAGCCCCCTGAGGACCCcccaactgctgctgctggtctgGGGGCTCCCCGGGACCCCCGTGCTGAGCTACGGCGACGAGGTGGGGCTGGCCCGGCCCCCCGGCAGCaag CCGCCCCCGATGCCCTGGGAGCGAATCCAGAAACTCCAGGAAAGCAAGAACGGCTCCGAG TGGCAGGTTCTGGAGCTGTGCCGGGCCCTGGGCGGGCTGCGGGCGGGGGAGCGGTCGCTGTCGCTGGGCGGGGCCGAGGTGTTGCCGGCGGGCGGGGCCGTGGCCGTCCTGCGCCGCTGGGACCAGAACGACCGGTTCCTGCTGGTGCTCAACCCCCGCGGGGACCCCCTGGGCCGGGTCAGCCTcccccaggccctgctgccccccagggCCACCCTGCGCCTCAGCACCCACCGCAGCGGCCCCCAGAGCTCCGAGgtggagctggggcagctgcagctgcagccctaCGAGGGGGTCCTGCTCAGCTTCCCCTACGACGCGTAG
- the TRMT112 gene encoding multifunctional methyltransferase subunit TRM112-like protein — translation MKLLTHNLLSSHVPGLRPGGGFPLKIEAAEVRVRPVPFNAAFVSRLVPRLRWDALREAAESLGHPSELPPEPAPDYEGDEEFLRRVHHVLLEVEVLEGALQCPDSGRRFPISKGIPNMLLSEDEA, via the exons ATGAAGCTCCTGACCCACAACCTGCTGAGCTCCCACGTGCCGGGGCTGCGGCCCGGGGGGGGCTTCCCCCTCAAGATAGAG GCCGCCGAGGTTCGGGTCCGGCCCGTCCCGTTCAACGCCGCCTTCGTGTCCCGGTTGGTGCCGCGGCTGCGCTGGGACGCGCTCAGGGAGGCGGCCGAGAGT TTGGGGCACCCCTCGGAGCTGCCCCCCGAACCCGCCCCCGACTACGAGGGGGACGAGGAGTTCCTGCGCCGGGTTCACCACgtgctgctggag gtggaggtgctggagggggCCCTGCAGTGCCCGGACTCGGGGCGGCGCTTCCCGATCTCCAAAGGGATCCCCAACATGCTGCTGAGCGAGGACGAGGCCTGA